From Spiroplasma monobiae MQ-1, a single genomic window includes:
- a CDS encoding AEC family transporter, whose translation MFYSSSLKAMLDVLSNFNFWSILIAATFVIFIGFIFQKKSLIFPDWEKVVVKIILYVALPALALKSFLIDINTEQIGESIALAILGIIFYTSLTFGSKFFFIRNQKSLQDTLGMSVAFSSAVYFGVMIVKAISIEKSAEIDLYSSLFLIGFWIFMYSAADNIMKKKRFDEMEMQKALVGKKEGFIKLIKVFKNPVIIATFVGIFLWLFQLIPGIDLIKTDGKNYSISRIDKYIPGVNQILSILAPLASPLAWFSMGSVLAKSEIKEAFKSKLVWWTVFVKNIITPIFCIILFVIFSLILRTSTGVGITSLSFVLCVAIVASPTANTIVGYAILYNKEPKVASHVGALTILTGIINIPLWILISSAIGATSLFS comes from the coding sequence ATGTTTTACAGTAGTTCATTAAAGGCAATGCTAGATGTCCTATCTAATTTCAATTTTTGAAGTATATTAATAGCTGCAACTTTTGTAATATTTATTGGTTTTATATTTCAAAAAAAATCTTTAATATTTCCAGATTGAGAAAAAGTTGTAGTTAAAATTATACTTTATGTTGCTTTACCCGCTTTAGCTTTAAAGAGTTTTTTAATAGATATAAATACCGAACAAATTGGAGAGTCTATTGCATTAGCAATTCTTGGGATTATTTTTTATACTAGTTTAACTTTTGGGTCAAAGTTCTTCTTTATCAGAAATCAAAAGTCATTGCAAGATACATTGGGAATGAGTGTTGCATTTTCTTCTGCTGTTTATTTTGGAGTTATGATAGTTAAAGCGATTTCTATAGAGAAAAGTGCAGAAATAGACTTATATTCTTCTTTATTTTTAATTGGATTTTGAATTTTTATGTATTCTGCAGCTGACAATATTATGAAAAAAAAGCGTTTTGATGAAATGGAAATGCAAAAAGCACTTGTTGGTAAAAAAGAAGGTTTCATAAAACTCATTAAAGTTTTTAAAAATCCAGTTATAATAGCTACTTTTGTTGGTATATTTTTATGATTATTTCAGTTAATTCCTGGTATAGATTTAATAAAAACAGATGGTAAAAACTATTCTATTAGTAGAATTGATAAATATATTCCTGGAGTAAATCAAATTCTATCTATATTAGCACCTCTCGCTAGTCCTTTAGCATGATTTTCAATGGGATCTGTACTTGCAAAAAGCGAAATAAAAGAAGCTTTTAAATCAAAACTAGTTTGATGAACTGTTTTTGTTAAAAATATAATAACTCCAATTTTTTGTATTATTTTATTTGTTATTTTTAGTTTAATATTAAGAACTTCAACTGGTGTTGGAATTACATCTTTATCTTTTGTTTTATGTGTTGCGATTGTTGCATCACCAACAGCAAATACTATAGTTGGTTATGCAATTTTATACAATAAAGAGCCTAAAGTGGCCTCACATGTAGGAGCACTTACCATTCTAACTGGTATTATCAATATTCCTCTTTGAATATTGATATCTTCAGCAATAGGTGCCACAAGTCTATTTAGTTAA
- a CDS encoding DJ-1 family glyoxalase III — MAKVAIFVANGFEDTEVVATVDVLRRAEKLFKGSFPVVDIVSINDSKQVKGAWNIELTADKLIGEINFSEYDCLVLPGGREGVDRLKENETLMNAIEKHAKEEKVVAAICAAPEILGKLGLVDGIEITHYPGCTKDLDNAIKKPHISAIADKNIITGSSIGGALQFALQIVDHFTSTEQMLHLHETLVFNY, encoded by the coding sequence ATGGCGAAAGTAGCTATTTTTGTTGCTAACGGTTTTGAAGATACTGAAGTTGTAGCAACTGTTGATGTTTTAAGAAGAGCAGAAAAATTATTTAAAGGAAGTTTTCCTGTTGTGGATATAGTTTCTATAAATGATTCAAAACAAGTAAAAGGTGCTTGAAACATCGAGTTAACAGCAGATAAATTAATTGGAGAAATTAATTTTTCAGAATATGATTGTTTAGTTTTACCTGGTGGTAGAGAAGGTGTTGATCGTCTAAAAGAGAACGAAACTTTAATGAATGCTATTGAAAAACATGCAAAAGAAGAAAAAGTTGTTGCAGCAATTTGTGCTGCTCCTGAAATCTTAGGAAAATTAGGATTGGTTGATGGAATTGAAATAACTCATTATCCAGGTTGCACAAAAGATTTAGATAATGCAATTAAAAAACCACATATTTCAGCAATTGCAGATAAAAATATTATTACAGGAAGTTCTATAGGGGGTGCTTTACAATTTGCTTTACAAATAGTAGATCATTTTACTTCAACAGAACAAATGTTGCATCTTCATGAAACTTTGGTATTTAACTATTAA